In Solanum lycopersicum chromosome 5, SLM_r2.1, the following are encoded in one genomic region:
- the LOC101267235 gene encoding amino-acid permease BAT1 homolog isoform X3 yields the protein MGYGEEVDSGHARLHELGYKQELKRDLSFNIVGQWAVTTSVDYSLAQLVQVIILLSTGGLNGGGYQASKYVVIALHAGILLLHALLNSLPISWLSFIGQLAAAWNVLGVFLLMILIPMVATERASAKFVFTNFNTVNEDGINNKLYIFVLGLLMSQYTLTGYDASAHMTEETKDADKNGPKGIVSAIGISILAGWAYILGITFAVTDIPHLLDKNNDSGGYAIAQIFYDVFKSRYGSGVGGIVCLSVIAVAVFFCGMSSLTSNSRMAYAFSRDGAMPYSSFWHKVNKHEVPLNAVWTSAFIAFCMALTSLGSLVAFQAMTSIATIGLYIAYALPILFRVTLARKSFTPGPFNLGSYGIIVGWVAVFWVALISVLFSLPVAYPITDQTLNYTPVAVVGLVILVVSSWIFSARHWFKGPITNIGNSSEEA from the exons ATGGGTTATGGAGAAGAAGTTGATTCAGGCCATGCAAGGCTACATGAACTAGGATACAAACAAGAACTGAAAAGAGACCTTTC GTTCAACATTGTTGGTCAG TGGGCTGTCACAACAAGTGTAGATTATTCATTGGCTCAGTTAGTTCAGGTAATAATTCTTCTTAGCACTGGTGGATTAAATGGTGGCGGATATCAGGCCTCCAAATATGTGGTTATCGCCCTTCACGCTGGAATTCTGCTTTTACATGCTTTATTAAACAGTCTTCCGATTTCATGGCTGTCCTTCATTGGACAACTAGCCGCTGCATGGAATGTTTTAG GTGTCTTTCTTCTTATGATTTTGATCCCAATGGTTGCAACAGAAAGAGCTAGCGCTAAATTTGTGTTTACTAACTTCAACACTGTCAATGAGGATGGAATCAACAATAAACTCTACATCTTCGTCCTCGGACTTCTCATGAGCCAGTATACATTGACAGGTTATGACGCTTCTGCCCATATG ACGGAAGAAACCAAAGATGCAGATAAGAATGGACCAAAAGGAATTGTAAGTGCTATTGGCATATCAATTCTTGCTGGCTGGGCTTACATACTTGGTATAACCTTTGCAGTTACAGATATCCCACATCTGTTAGATAAAAACAATGATTCTGGTGGCTATGCTATTGCTCAAATCTTTTATGACGTATTCAAGAGTAGATATGGCAGTGGTGTTGGTGGAATTGTTTGCTTAAGTGTTATTGCTGTTGCCGTATTCTTTTGTGGTATGAGCTCATTAACTAGCAACTCGAG GATGGCTTATGCATTCTCCAGAGATGGAGCAATGCCATATTCGTCGTTCTGGCATAAAGTAAACAAGCATGAGGTTCCGCTAAATGCAGTCTGGACGTCAGCTTTTATAGCATTTTGCATGGCATTGACG TCTCTTGGAAGCTTGGTAGCATTTCAAGCCATGACATCTATAGCGACAATCGGGCTTTACATTGCTTATGCCTTGCCAATCCTGTTTCGAGTGACTCTAGCTCGAAAATCCTTCACTCCAGGTCCTTTCAACTTGGGAAGCTACGGGATCATTGTAGGTTGGGTTGCAGTATTTTGGGTCGCGCTCATCTCTGTGCTCTTCTCTTTGCCTGTTGCCTACCCTATTACAGATCAAACTCTCAACTATACTCCAGTCGCGGTTGTTGGCCTTGTCATTCTTGTTGTTTCTTCATGGATCTTCAGTGCTAGGCATTGGTTTAAAGGTCCTATTACCAATATAGGCAACTCTAGTGAAGAAGCATAA
- the LOC101267235 gene encoding amino-acid permease BAT1 homolog isoform X1 encodes MTNYMEAESSTGSYHLLGENENKISSSNDDSRLRELGYKQELYRGLTLISNFSLTFCIVSVLTGISTLYNQALTFGGPVTIVCGWPIIGLMTLIVGLSMAEICSAYPTSAGLYYWSAKLAGNKIGPFAAWITGWFNIVGQWAVTTSVDYSLAQLVQVIILLSTGGLNGGGYQASKYVVIALHAGILLLHALLNSLPISWLSFIGQLAAAWNVLGVFLLMILIPMVATERASAKFVFTNFNTVNEDGINNKLYIFVLGLLMSQYTLTGYDASAHMTEETKDADKNGPKGIVSAIGISILAGWAYILGITFAVTDIPHLLDKNNDSGGYAIAQIFYDVFKSRYGSGVGGIVCLSVIAVAVFFCGMSSLTSNSRMAYAFSRDGAMPYSSFWHKVNKHEVPLNAVWTSAFIAFCMALTSLGSLVAFQAMTSIATIGLYIAYALPILFRVTLARKSFTPGPFNLGSYGIIVGWVAVFWVALISVLFSLPVAYPITDQTLNYTPVAVVGLVILVVSSWIFSARHWFKGPITNIGNSSEEA; translated from the exons ATGACAAATTATATGGAAGCAGAATCCTCAACTGGTTCTTATCATCTCCTTGgtgaaaatgaaaacaaaattagTTCTTCAAATGATGATTCTAGACTTAGAGAATTGGGTTACAAGCAAGAACTCTATCGTGGTCTTAC GCTCATTTCAAACTTTTCTTTGACATTTTGCATTGTATCAGTTCTTACTGGTATATCAACATTGTATAACCAGGCCCTAACTTTTGGTGGGCCTGTTACTATTGTTTGTGGATGGCCCATAATTGGATTAATGACACTTATTGTGGGCCTTTCTATGGCTGAAATATGTTCTGCTTATCCAACTTCTGCTGGGCTTTATTATTGGAGTGCTAAATTGGCTGGAAACAAGATTGGCCCATTTGCTGCTTGGATTACTGGCTG GTTCAACATTGTTGGTCAG TGGGCTGTCACAACAAGTGTAGATTATTCATTGGCTCAGTTAGTTCAGGTAATAATTCTTCTTAGCACTGGTGGATTAAATGGTGGCGGATATCAGGCCTCCAAATATGTGGTTATCGCCCTTCACGCTGGAATTCTGCTTTTACATGCTTTATTAAACAGTCTTCCGATTTCATGGCTGTCCTTCATTGGACAACTAGCCGCTGCATGGAATGTTTTAG GTGTCTTTCTTCTTATGATTTTGATCCCAATGGTTGCAACAGAAAGAGCTAGCGCTAAATTTGTGTTTACTAACTTCAACACTGTCAATGAGGATGGAATCAACAATAAACTCTACATCTTCGTCCTCGGACTTCTCATGAGCCAGTATACATTGACAGGTTATGACGCTTCTGCCCATATG ACGGAAGAAACCAAAGATGCAGATAAGAATGGACCAAAAGGAATTGTAAGTGCTATTGGCATATCAATTCTTGCTGGCTGGGCTTACATACTTGGTATAACCTTTGCAGTTACAGATATCCCACATCTGTTAGATAAAAACAATGATTCTGGTGGCTATGCTATTGCTCAAATCTTTTATGACGTATTCAAGAGTAGATATGGCAGTGGTGTTGGTGGAATTGTTTGCTTAAGTGTTATTGCTGTTGCCGTATTCTTTTGTGGTATGAGCTCATTAACTAGCAACTCGAG GATGGCTTATGCATTCTCCAGAGATGGAGCAATGCCATATTCGTCGTTCTGGCATAAAGTAAACAAGCATGAGGTTCCGCTAAATGCAGTCTGGACGTCAGCTTTTATAGCATTTTGCATGGCATTGACG TCTCTTGGAAGCTTGGTAGCATTTCAAGCCATGACATCTATAGCGACAATCGGGCTTTACATTGCTTATGCCTTGCCAATCCTGTTTCGAGTGACTCTAGCTCGAAAATCCTTCACTCCAGGTCCTTTCAACTTGGGAAGCTACGGGATCATTGTAGGTTGGGTTGCAGTATTTTGGGTCGCGCTCATCTCTGTGCTCTTCTCTTTGCCTGTTGCCTACCCTATTACAGATCAAACTCTCAACTATACTCCAGTCGCGGTTGTTGGCCTTGTCATTCTTGTTGTTTCTTCATGGATCTTCAGTGCTAGGCATTGGTTTAAAGGTCCTATTACCAATATAGGCAACTCTAGTGAAGAAGCATAA
- the LOC101267235 gene encoding amino-acid permease BAT1 homolog isoform X2 yields MGYGEEVDSGHARLHELGYKQELKRDLSVLSNFAFSFSVVSVLTGLNTLMGTGLNFGGPVSYVYGWLIAGAFTLFVGMSMAEICSSYPTSGGLYYWSAKLAGPSWAPFASWITGWFNIVGQWAVTTSVDYSLAQLVQVIILLSTGGLNGGGYQASKYVVIALHAGILLLHALLNSLPISWLSFIGQLAAAWNVLGVFLLMILIPMVATERASAKFVFTNFNTVNEDGINNKLYIFVLGLLMSQYTLTGYDASAHMTEETKDADKNGPKGIVSAIGISILAGWAYILGITFAVTDIPHLLDKNNDSGGYAIAQIFYDVFKSRYGSGVGGIVCLSVIAVAVFFCGMSSLTSNSRMAYAFSRDGAMPYSSFWHKVNKHEVPLNAVWTSAFIAFCMALTSLGSLVAFQAMTSIATIGLYIAYALPILFRVTLARKSFTPGPFNLGSYGIIVGWVAVFWVALISVLFSLPVAYPITDQTLNYTPVAVVGLVILVVSSWIFSARHWFKGPITNIGNSSEEA; encoded by the exons ATGGGTTATGGAGAAGAAGTTGATTCAGGCCATGCAAGGCTACATGAACTAGGATACAAACAAGAACTGAAAAGAGACCTTTC GGTGTTGTCGAATTTTGCGTTTTCGTTTTCTGTTGTATCAGTGCTTACTGGTTTGAATACATTGATGGGTACTGGTTTGAATTTTGGTGGGCCTGTTTCTTATGTTTATGGGTGGCTAATTGCTGGCGCATTTACACTGTTTGTTGGAATGTCAATGGCTGAGATTTGTTCTTCTTATCCAACTTCTGGGGGTCTTTATTATTGGAGTGCTAAGCTTGCTGGTCCAAGCTGGGCACCTTTTGCTTCTTGGATCACTGGCtg GTTCAACATTGTTGGTCAG TGGGCTGTCACAACAAGTGTAGATTATTCATTGGCTCAGTTAGTTCAGGTAATAATTCTTCTTAGCACTGGTGGATTAAATGGTGGCGGATATCAGGCCTCCAAATATGTGGTTATCGCCCTTCACGCTGGAATTCTGCTTTTACATGCTTTATTAAACAGTCTTCCGATTTCATGGCTGTCCTTCATTGGACAACTAGCCGCTGCATGGAATGTTTTAG GTGTCTTTCTTCTTATGATTTTGATCCCAATGGTTGCAACAGAAAGAGCTAGCGCTAAATTTGTGTTTACTAACTTCAACACTGTCAATGAGGATGGAATCAACAATAAACTCTACATCTTCGTCCTCGGACTTCTCATGAGCCAGTATACATTGACAGGTTATGACGCTTCTGCCCATATG ACGGAAGAAACCAAAGATGCAGATAAGAATGGACCAAAAGGAATTGTAAGTGCTATTGGCATATCAATTCTTGCTGGCTGGGCTTACATACTTGGTATAACCTTTGCAGTTACAGATATCCCACATCTGTTAGATAAAAACAATGATTCTGGTGGCTATGCTATTGCTCAAATCTTTTATGACGTATTCAAGAGTAGATATGGCAGTGGTGTTGGTGGAATTGTTTGCTTAAGTGTTATTGCTGTTGCCGTATTCTTTTGTGGTATGAGCTCATTAACTAGCAACTCGAG GATGGCTTATGCATTCTCCAGAGATGGAGCAATGCCATATTCGTCGTTCTGGCATAAAGTAAACAAGCATGAGGTTCCGCTAAATGCAGTCTGGACGTCAGCTTTTATAGCATTTTGCATGGCATTGACG TCTCTTGGAAGCTTGGTAGCATTTCAAGCCATGACATCTATAGCGACAATCGGGCTTTACATTGCTTATGCCTTGCCAATCCTGTTTCGAGTGACTCTAGCTCGAAAATCCTTCACTCCAGGTCCTTTCAACTTGGGAAGCTACGGGATCATTGTAGGTTGGGTTGCAGTATTTTGGGTCGCGCTCATCTCTGTGCTCTTCTCTTTGCCTGTTGCCTACCCTATTACAGATCAAACTCTCAACTATACTCCAGTCGCGGTTGTTGGCCTTGTCATTCTTGTTGTTTCTTCATGGATCTTCAGTGCTAGGCATTGGTTTAAAGGTCCTATTACCAATATAGGCAACTCTAGTGAAGAAGCATAA
- the LOC101266939 gene encoding style cell-cycle inhibitor 1-B isoform X2, with protein sequence MGSDRKRKEEKMKHKRNSPSSPQDEGRSKRQKIKGDEETSKDKSRKEKHKSHKSKRRSNEDRESGEKHKSKSHKHKDKLKIKFEELSKDDYFSKNNEFATWLKDKKKLFFSDLSSEAARDLFSDFVKEWNKGKLDIQYYEGITTAPRSSHAWNIKK encoded by the exons ATGGGTAGCGATAGGAAGAGGAAGGAGGAGAAGATGAAGCATAAGAGAAATTCGCCGTCTTCTCCGCAAG ATGAAGGGAGAAGCAAAAGGCAGAAGATCAAAGGAGATGAAGAAACTAGTAAAGACAAATCTAGAAAGGAGAAACACAAATCTCATAAATCGAAACGGCGTTCTAATGAAG ATAGGGAGTCGGGGGAAAAGCACAAAAGCAAGAGTCACAAACATAAGGATAAGTTG AAAATCAAGTTTGAAGAACTATCAAAGGATGATTATTTCTCTAAGAACAATGAATTTGCTACCTGGCTGAAAGATAAGAAGAAATTGTTCTTCTCAGATCTTTCTTCTGAGGCTGCTCGTGATTTATTTTCCGACTTTGTCAAAGAATGGAACAAGGGAAAGCTTGACATCCAATACTACGAAGGAATCACAACAGCACCACGGTCATCCCATGCTTGGAACATAAAAAAGTAG
- the LOC101266939 gene encoding style cell-cycle inhibitor 1-B isoform X1, producing MGSDRKRKEEKMKHKRNSPSSPQADEGRSKRQKIKGDEETSKDKSRKEKHKSHKSKRRSNEDRESGEKHKSKSHKHKDKLKIKFEELSKDDYFSKNNEFATWLKDKKKLFFSDLSSEAARDLFSDFVKEWNKGKLDIQYYEGITTAPRSSHAWNIKK from the exons ATGGGTAGCGATAGGAAGAGGAAGGAGGAGAAGATGAAGCATAAGAGAAATTCGCCGTCTTCTCCGCAAG CAGATGAAGGGAGAAGCAAAAGGCAGAAGATCAAAGGAGATGAAGAAACTAGTAAAGACAAATCTAGAAAGGAGAAACACAAATCTCATAAATCGAAACGGCGTTCTAATGAAG ATAGGGAGTCGGGGGAAAAGCACAAAAGCAAGAGTCACAAACATAAGGATAAGTTG AAAATCAAGTTTGAAGAACTATCAAAGGATGATTATTTCTCTAAGAACAATGAATTTGCTACCTGGCTGAAAGATAAGAAGAAATTGTTCTTCTCAGATCTTTCTTCTGAGGCTGCTCGTGATTTATTTTCCGACTTTGTCAAAGAATGGAACAAGGGAAAGCTTGACATCCAATACTACGAAGGAATCACAACAGCACCACGGTCATCCCATGCTTGGAACATAAAAAAGTAG